The DNA window TCTCCTCCCGGGGAGGTACCGGTTCCTGGTAAAGAATCAGATCGATCAGGGTTTTTTCCAGGTCATCGTAAAAAGGCAGCATCTCGGTATAAAGCAGATACATAATCACTCCAATGGCCCAGATGTCGCTGCGCTTTTCGCTCTGGCCCATGATCTGCTCCGGAGCCATATAGGGCCGGGAACCGACCATGGTAGCGCTGATGTCACGGTCCTTGAGTTCCTTGGCAGCACCATAATCCAATAGTTTGACGGTACCATCCGAGGTGACGATAATATTGTTGGGCTTGATATCGCGGTGAATCACCTGGTGCTGGTGGGCATGGGCGACGATGTCGATGAGTTGCATGATGATCCGTTCCTTGAGAGCCTCCGGGAGTTCCTCCACCAGCAGGTCTTGCAGAGTCGGACCCTCCACATACTCCTGGATGAGAATTAATCGACCGTGCTCTTCAACGTAATCAATCTGTCGTACCACCCCAGGGTGAGGAGCCAATTTCCTAATGATCTCCCCCTCCTGGCGAAATTTTTTATTGTAAGACTTGGAAAACGGAATCTTGGCCACATAATAACGTTTTTCTCCCAAGGCTTCCGTATCCAGTACCAGCCAGACCTCTCCGAAGCTGCCCTGGCCCAGCTTTTTCACCTTCTTATAATGTCCCCCCAGTAAATCTGTCGGTTTTAAAAGCGACAGCAGATTGTCAGCAAAAGGTAGCAGACGAGGGATCAGATCGCGCATGAATTTTCGGATTGAAGGTCGGGCAACCAGTTGCTTAGCCAAATCCTCGCCCACCCTTTCTTGGTCAGGCGGGGCACTCGGTCTGGCATACCCCACTATTAGATCTGGTTGATTCTGGACAATCAAGCCATGGACTAACATTGTTATCTGACTGCCGTCCCGATGTCTGAAGGGGACCATCAAATTATTGACTTTGCCCTGGAGGTTAATCAGTTCTTGAAATTGATGGTAGTCCTCAGTATCTCCGAAAAGGTCTTGGGCCTGAGAAACCTCAAGGGATTCACCATGCGGGTCATAGCCCAGCACCTCCAGCAAGGGAGAACTACAATCTATCAATCGCCCTTCCCGTGTCATGATAAACTGATAAGGAGAAGTGCCCTCCAGGAGATCGCCATAGCGGTCTTGGAAGGCCTGCAAGCGATGCTCATCCTCTTTCAGGCGGATTGCAACCCCCACCCGGGCTAATATTTCCTCGGCCCGGAAGGGTGGGATTATAAAGTCATGCGCGCCTATCTCCAGACCGCGAGCCGCATAGTCTTCCGTAAAGCGTTCCAGGATCAATACCACCGGAATCTGCTGAGTCGCCTCTTGATCTTTTAGGGCCCGAAATTGTTTGAGCCCGGCATCAGCCTGGATGTTTAATAAGATAATATCTGGCCGCTGCTCAGCAGCCAACGCTGGTGCTCTCTCACCTTCGACCAAAGGGAGAACTTCATATCCCGCCCCGTTAAAAATATTCGCTAATTCCTGGTAGTCCGAGTCTGGGGCATCTATAATTAACAGCTTGCGCATATAATAATTTTTCTAGCAGCTCATAATTGACCATGGAGCCTAGCCTGATCGTATAACTTCAATCGGTTTGTTGCGCTCCAAGGTAGCATGTGATAATAGATCTGACAATGGCTAATTTTCAGTTGAAAATCATTCCGCAAATATATTATATAACAAAATGACCTCACGGCGAGGTAGCTCAGTCGGTAGAGCAGCGGACTGAAAATCCGCGTGTCCCCAGTTCGATTCTGGGCCTCGCCACCACTAATAAAAAATTTAACTGTTTGGCGAACTTTATTTTATGTTGGTGACACCGTAGGGGTCACCGGCTTGTGTATATTTGCTGATCCAGTTACACCTTAGGGCAAATTGGCGCATATCTAAATATCAAAACCAAAATCAGGGAAGATTGCCAGTCTTTTAACCAACTTAGACAACGTTCGAGTTTTGTTAATCTCCTTTCCCACCCCGGAATAGATAGAAAAAAATAACCGCCTGTCCAGCCGTCTCAATTTATCTCCATAAATTTTTACTTGGGCACTTGACAAGTTGATTTTTATAGCGTATCGTATTCGATAATAATTATTACCTTAGATTTTTTGTAAATTTTACCCAAGTGAACCGTCCCAACCGGGGCTGCCTAGACAAGTCACGGGTTGGGGAGAATAATAGGTTCTGATTCCTATCCATAAACTACTATGGGAAGTGGACAGAATGCCCGAACGGCCCGGTCTCATAACTTTTCAGAATATTCCGTTGACCTTGATCGGTAATGAGGTCAGAGTGGGAGAGTTGGCCCCAGATGTTGAGGTCCTCAATAATGATCTGATTCCGGTCCGGCTATCTGATTGGCGGGGCCAGGTATGCCTAATGACCTCGGTGCCCTCGTTGGACACCCCGGTATGCGACCTCGAGACTCAGCGGTTCAACGACGAGGCGGCCCAATTAGGCCCGGACGCAGCAATCTTGACGATCAGCATGGATCTACCCTTTGCGCAAAAACGCTGGTGCGGGGCGGCGGGAGTAACCCGGGTGCAAACCC is part of the Deltaproteobacteria bacterium genome and encodes:
- a CDS encoding protein kinase, which produces MRKLLIIDAPDSDYQELANIFNGAGYEVLPLVEGERAPALAAEQRPDIILLNIQADAGLKQFRALKDQEATQQIPVVLILERFTEDYAARGLEIGAHDFIIPPFRAEEILARVGVAIRLKEDEHRLQAFQDRYGDLLEGTSPYQFIMTREGRLIDCSSPLLEVLGYDPHGESLEVSQAQDLFGDTEDYHQFQELINLQGKVNNLMVPFRHRDGSQITMLVHGLIVQNQPDLIVGYARPSAPPDQERVGEDLAKQLVARPSIRKFMRDLIPRLLPFADNLLSLLKPTDLLGGHYKKVKKLGQGSFGEVWLVLDTEALGEKRYYVAKIPFSKSYNKKFRQEGEIIRKLAPHPGVVRQIDYVEEHGRLILIQEYVEGPTLQDLLVEELPEALKERIIMQLIDIVAHAHQHQVIHRDIKPNNIIVTSDGTVKLLDYGAAKELKDRDISATMVGSRPYMAPEQIMGQSEKRSDIWAIGVIMYLLYTEMLPFYDDLEKTLIDLILYQEPVPPREENPEIPEELEAIILKCLAKKVEDRYPDAIPLKEDLLRHFPDFGQRPWGGFQTEAAAMSDLS
- the tpx gene encoding thiol peroxidase — translated: MPERPGLITFQNIPLTLIGNEVRVGELAPDVEVLNNDLIPVRLSDWRGQVCLMTSVPSLDTPVCDLETQRFNDEAAQLGPDAAILTISMDLPFAQKRWCGAAGVTRVQTLSDHRQAAFGQAYGVLIKELRLLARAVWLIGKDGIVRYFQLVKEITDEPDYDAVLRHLKPMLAT